CCCACCGAGAAGGAGCTGAACTTCACACCCACGGCACGGTGCTTCTTTCCCAGACCAGCAAGGTACTCCTCCAGCGAGGACAGGTCCTCTACATTGGTCACCGCAGTGTCAATCACGAACATCACCTGCCAAGGCAGAGGAGCAGTGAATCAGAGAGGTCAGAGCAGTGCCACCTGTTCACAACCACAGTCTAGATGGGGGTTCCAAACAGAAGTAAGAGAGGTCACCAGGACCCTCAGTTTTCCAGGATCAGAAATGTAAGgcaatcagggcacctggctggctcagatggtagaacgtgcgactcttgatcttggggttgtaagtttgagccccatgttgggtgtattgattacttaaaaataaataataaaatgttttaaaaagaaagaaaaggaagaaatcaaaggaggaagaaagaaagaaggaagagaggaagtgagggagggagggagggagggagggagaaaggaagggagggaaggaggaaggaaggaaggaaggaaggaaggaagggaggaaggagggaagggaggaaagaaggaaggaggggagggagggaaggaggaaggaaggaaggaagggaaggaggaaggaaggaggaaggaagaaaggaaggaagggagggagggagggagggaggaaggaagggagtgcaAGGCAATCTGAGTTTGCATGCAGGAAGTACTCAACAGTGGCCAAACTACTAATGTTATACTGTGAAGGCAGCTCCTCCCCTCTAAGGGTCTCAAAGCCCTAAACTTGGCAGCTGGATGGTGCTGTCCACCCTGgacaaagagaaactgaggcactgtgAGAGTCACAAGCCTCTAAGGGGAACCCCAGCTTGGTTGTCATAGGCAGATGGTCCTAGTGGATCAGTGCCGACACCACCCTCAGGAGCCAGGGACAAGGCTGAGGGCAAGGGTGGGGCTGGGACCAGCTGGCTGAGCACAGGGTGCCCCAGACTCTGCCCGGCTCAGCACAGAAGGCAAGGAGCAGATGCCCCTGGCATGGGGGAGCAGCAGGAGGGGAATGAGACCAGGCCAGGGCAGGAGGAACTTTCCCTATCCCaagtctctcattctctcccaggAAGGCGTTCTGCTGGATCTCAGAGGCCGCTCTCCCTTGTCTCACCTTCCTGATGTGGTCCAGGAACTCGGGGGAGGACAGGCAGTCCTCTGGGCTGGAGAACTGGCGGCAGTTGTACTGGAAGAGGGGCAGCAGGTCAGGCTCCAGGTCAAACAGCCTGTGGGGGGAGGCCCAGGTGTCAGTCCCTACAGGCCCCCCCCTGGCTCCGCGAGCCCTAGCTGCCCAGCAGTggcggcgggcgggggaggggtgcagggattCAGCCGAAACCTAGAACACACCCACCAACCGGGTACTGACCCCTTTGCCATCTTTGTCAGtgctcctttccctcctcctccaccggCTCTGAGGGGCATCCTCAGTGAGTCTCTAGGCCTCTCACAGGACCCAGCATTGAGAAGCCCCTCCATAAACAGTTCAGAGGGCTGGGACAGGGAGGGGTCCTCAAATAGGAaagcccttctctctgtctctgtctctctctgtcttttctctgtctctgtctctctctcttccactcttggGTCAGAACGTCTGAGTCTCATCATGTCTGGCGGGGCTTGGGCCAGTGATGATAGCCATACTACTGAGAATTCCTTACACCTACTGGTCATTGAATACTTTACACGTAGTTAACTTCTGTATCCCTCACGATCCTAAGCAGTAGGTATAACTGTTATCCCAGGCTTACAGCACAGAGACTCTAAGTAACTTGCCTATGGTCACACAGCTTAGAAGCAGCAGAGCCACAGAGGGctccccttttccctttttgttggtgtgggaggtggcggggggaggtggtggtTTGCAAAAGCCTCCTCAGAAGTTCCCGGCTGGCTTTGGGAGCCAAGGCTCCTGAAAAACCATGGTGACAGAGCATTGGCTCTGGTGATGACAGAGGGGTTACCTAGAGACTCTCGAGGTAAGGTTGAAGATTGGCCTCCGTGCCCTTGGGTCTGGGCaaccccttccccctctccccaggggtGAGATGTGGGCGTGTATCGTCCCCTCCCTGGCTGTTCTCTCCTCCCAGCCTGGTCCTTTCCTCCGAAAGGTTTATCCTTCTGTTGGCGGCCTGAAGTGTGCACTCCTAGGGCCTGGCCAGTGCCTGCCCTCTGGGAGCCAGGCACACCCTCCCCTCACGGGCCCTCGGGGCACCCCTCAGGCACCACCCAAGGAAGGAACACTCAGGaacagagccagggagagggcgCAGCGCGGGGAGCAGAGCCCGCTGGCCAGAGTGTAAGGAGATCCTCAGGGGAGGACAGCCGCCCGCCCCCGGGGAgcgccaccccccctccccacggcTGCGCCCACCGCCCCGGGAAGCGCAGGAGGGACTGCGCCAGCCGTCGCCGCGCTCGCTCCTTTGGCGCACTTCTGGAAGCGCCCCGGCGCCGCCGAGGCAGAGGGCCAATCTTCCCTCCTCCGGCGCCGGTGCAGCCGCCGGGAGCCCGTTTCTGGCGAGGCACCCCGCCACCCGCACCCCCGGGGCGCTCGGGGAACCCTCACCTGGCGAACAGCACGGTGCCATGCTCCAGCGGGCTGCGGCTCACCGCCCGCCAGCTCTGCCGGATCAGCTCGGGCTCCGGGCGCTCCATGCTGGCCCGGGGACGCGGGGCGCGAGGCTGGGACCCTCGGGGCGCGGGCACCGTCACCGCACGTGCCGCGCCATCTCCGCGGCGACGCGGGCCACTCCGCACCCCCTACGGCCCCCCGCGCCTCAGCCGGGCGGGGTGTAGCCGCCGCTCCTTCCCCGCCCTAGGTGGAGGCGCCCCGCCGTGCCCGCCGGGCTGGCGCTTCCGGGGACCCCGCTCCGGCCGCTGCGCCCTGCGCGCCCCGAGGCTCCGAGagcgccccgccccgcgccgcccggCTGGGGCGCTTTAAAGCAACCGCGGCCCCCGCCCTCCTCCGTCCGTCAAGGCGCTCATCTCTGGGCAACCGGCTGTGGCCAGGGACGACCTGGTGGCCTGGGAAATGCCTGGGCTTCAGAGCTTAACAGAAAACGTcgagcctctctgggcctcaggttttCATCTGGAAACTGGTGATGATTTCACCACTTGCTGGTTAGGGCACCCAGTGGAACTCGATCACCTTAGGAGGCTCTGCATGTGCCACCTCTCCACAAGCTTCCCTCAAGCCCTACCCGGAGGCATTAGACTTTGTCCCCCTTGGCACAggttctccttccttccacccagaAATCAGACCAGGGGAAGCCCAGCACCTGCCTGTGTGACCAGGCCCAGGCTGGAGAGGCTCTCTGCCCTAGCTCTGGGTCTGAGGCATCCTCACTCCCCAGCCCTGCACTTTGGGGGCCACCAGGGCTCTCAGCCTTAGGGACAGGGCTGAGACTGCAGCCATTTCCAGGCAGGGCTGGGTGTTCTTGAGACATCATCTTTAGCAATCTGTGAGCTCCAGTTCTAACCCCAGCTCTGCTGGCCAGGGCCAGGTCTGGGGTGCAGCGGGAGTGACCACTGCAATACCCGGACATTGAGGGAGTTAAGTGCCAACATGCTATTCCACGACTTTCAATAGACTTTCAAAAAACTTAAACTGAAGTACTACTTCATCCTCTAACTTGAAGTTCAGGTAGTGCGATCTCTTGCTTGCCATTCAGGGTGTGAAGCGGACCACTTGCCAGGCCTGAGCCTCTCTCTTTCAAGCACCAAAGTTCCCCCGGTCCCACCCCAGTGTGAGTGGCCCGGGCTTTGCAGGGCAAAACCCTCGTTTATCTTTCATCATTTCCAGTCTCAGAGCCCAGCTCCTCCCGGCCTGCCTGCCTACTTCTCTTTCAGTGTCCTCAGCATATGGTAAGGGGGGTGAGTAGTGAGGTCTCTAGGGGCCTTTTGGCCCACCTCCTTTCATTCCATGGACACAAGACAGTGCTCAGGGCCAGTGGTAACGAATAGCCTgaggctccatgcccaggagTTTGTGGGGGTGCGTCCcattcctctcttccccacctccccacacatCTCTGGGGTCTCTGGGCTGAGCAGGAGAGCCAGGCTAGAAGGCCTAGCTTGTGTCCTAAAGAGTCTGAGATCAGGGACTAGATTTCTCATTCAGTATCCCATGATCCTGCAGCCAGGTCAGCAGGTCAGGGGGGAGAAGGCCATATTATGTCTCTGGTGAGCTTCACCTTTCAGTCCCCAGATGTTCTTTGCTCTGTGCAGGCCACCTGGCTTATCTAAGGTTTCCCACTCTACCCAGTCTGCATTTCCTGGCAACAGTCTCTACTTGAGAacttcttgcttcctttctcctttgggaGAAAGTGTCTGGGTCTAATAAGTTAGTTCATGGCAGTTAATGGTTTTAGCTGGTAAGTGGTAGAGTCAGCACTCACTCTGCCTAGAATTCTAGAGCCAGGAGAAGGGTTGCTAAGTGCACTGTAATCCCTGCTTCCCTGGGAGAAAAGGCTGGAGAAACCAGCTGGGCCTCTGCAGGGCCagcgggagagaggggagaggaggttcCAGGAGACGGAAGGTCTGAGTCCGTATCAGAAGTTCCCAGGATCTCCCCTCCTTGCCTGGCATCTGCATGACTCAGGCAGGAGGTGCTAACAGAGGAGAGCTGAGTGCTGTCCTAGAGCCAGTGCTGTCACTGAGTGGACTGTCAACAGTAGACAGTGACAGAGCTGGCATTCATGGAGCACTCCTGTCCCAACTCTGTGCAAGGCTCTTTGTGTCATTTACTCCTTGTCTTCACGCTGTCTCTGCCAAGAAGGTACCATTTGTTTCAATCTGGTTATACCgttgaggaaacagaagcccaggGGTTCGGTAACTAGCCCAAGATCACATGGCTGTAAGTGGTGGGGCCAGGAGTTGCCCTCAAGTCTGACTCCAGCCTGTTCTCTGGACCTCTgtgctcctctgcccccttcaCTTTAACGGACCATGACCAAGAGCTCTATCCGTAGTTCAGACCAAACCAAGGTCACTGGGTTTGGGTCAGTGGTTACTGACTGGTGTACTGGTACTGGTATACTGGAGCTGACTCTTAGATCGCCTCTGAGAGCCAATGGTGTGCACTGATCTTTCCAGATTCTCATCTAGTGACGTCAGGTTGCTAGCCTGAAATGGGCCATGGTGAGAATAtgtacaccatggaaattggcaagtGCAATACCCCaggccttttttcccctcccagaaAACCACTGGTCTGGGTGCACCAGGAAACACTGGGCCCCAGGTGCACTGTGGATGCGTTAAGCAGAATGCACAAAGGAACGTGCTAAACGTGGACACCTCTGAGCTGAGTCCAGGCCTTCTCCCCGGGGACCCAGGGTTGTCTGTTGTTCTGGGAAGGTGCTTCTATCCCAGAACCAAGCCggagaaacagaaaaagcccAACTTGGTGTCCAGTCCTGGCCCTGATATTGACTAATCACAAGAGTTGAGGCAAATAATTTAATCTCTCATGGGtagaatggaaacaaaagcagcaTTGGCTTCACTGTGCCTTTATGAGGATGAAGTGTCACTGATGTGTCGGTGCTTAGTAAACTAAGCTGTGCCGGTCAAATGTGTTTGGTCCCTTCCTAACTTGCCTGGACTTGGCATCTTCCCGCCCCTGAAGCAcgtccccttccctgcctcctccagcccctcttgtctcaagggggagggggagtcagGCCGCCTGCACCTCACAGGGCAGTGCCactcctctcctcttccacccACTGCCCCACACACACCAGCGCTCACCTCCTTGGGACGCTCGCCATCGCTCCTGATGACAGAAGACCCCTGCGAGATGGGGCCTCTGGCGAGCACAATGGCAGCTGCTACAGTGCTGGGCTGTGTGGCTGTCTCAGACATGGACACTCTTACTCTCCACTCTCCTTGCCCTACTGTGTGGCAGGTTACCAGAGAAACAGTCCAGCTTCCTACTTATTTTGGGataagtttaaataaaagaacagcCCTCATTACTCAAGTCACCTTGTACGTGGGAGGGCCCCAATGTCCCTCGGGGTGACGGGGCTCACCTGCCCAGCCAGGGCCTCTGCTGAAATTAGAATGGCCTCAGACACCGGGACACGGTGGAACGGTTCTTGCCCCCAAAACATTCCTCTCTTTCTGGGAGCCCGAGGGAAAGTCAGGTTCAATTAAGTACAACAAGAACACCATGGCTTTCAAAATAAGCGCTATTTATTACAAAAGTAAATGGCCTCTGATTATCTGTGgaaacctttttttaatataaaattgtgGCTCAAGAAGCTGGCTGGAGGTTGTGCTCACAAACATCTTCTTCCTCCACCAGCAAGTTTGTGGGGCAGATCACATTTCCGCCGATTCCTGGGCACTGGAGCTCATACTCAGGGCACCACCCTgacagcccctctccccagcatCTGCCAACAA
The sequence above is a segment of the Panthera leo isolate Ple1 chromosome B3, P.leo_Ple1_pat1.1, whole genome shotgun sequence genome. Coding sequences within it:
- the NGB gene encoding neuroglobin; the encoded protein is MERPEPELIRQSWRAVSRSPLEHGTVLFARLFDLEPDLLPLFQYNCRQFSSPEDCLSSPEFLDHIRKVMFVIDTAVTNVEDLSSLEEYLAGLGKKHRAVGVKFSSFSTVGESLLYMLEKCLGPAFTPAMRAAWSQLYGAVVQAMSRGWDGE